Proteins from one Cicer arietinum cultivar CDC Frontier isolate Library 1 chromosome 3, Cicar.CDCFrontier_v2.0, whole genome shotgun sequence genomic window:
- the LOC101497013 gene encoding F-box protein At5g39250 produces the protein MESEEVLKAVFPLLEGVDLASCMAVCKQWKEIAKDDFFWKCLCAKRWPSICKRPNPPTLTYYKLYKTFHKRQQRRTLLPPRISFDDLEFFIDIWAENLLLFSEVVPGSVLQSGFKSPSSGVCDLLKFHLEGSEYKMTFPVEPRFTIPSGQNQNVSVSVMVGRKDTNKVARIINKSMFDYIDRSSYRALAFDYLDISPGYPFLSGIRAWISLLFMEDVKEDLMDVFGIQMDFCDVANSKEEVLWLMDMLDWK, from the coding sequence ATGGAATCTGAAGAAGTTTTGAAGGCTGTTTTCCCTTTACTGGAGGGTGTTGACCTTGCTTCTTGTATGGCTGTATGTAAGCAGTGGAAAGAGATAGCTAAAGACGATTTCTTTTGGAAATGTTTGTGTGCCAAAAGATGGCCATCAATCTGCAAACGACCTAATCCTCCTACGCTAACCTACTACAAATTGTACAAAACCTTCCATAAACGCCAGCAACGCAGAACTCTTCTCCCACCAAGAATTTCTTTTGATGATTTGGAGTTTTTCATTGACATTTGGGCTGAAAATTTACTTCTCTTCTCAGAAGTGGTACCTGGCTCTGTCCTGCAATCAGGTTTTAAAAGTCCATCATCTGGAGTATGTGACTTGCTCAAATTTCACCTTGAGGGTTCTGAATACAAGATGACTTTTCCAGTTGAACCTAGGTTTACTATCCCTTCAGGACAAAATCAGAATGTTAGCGTCTCTGTGATGGTTGGGCGGAAGGATACAAATAAGGTTGCACGCATCATAAATAAGTCCatgtttgattatattgatCGGTCATCGTATAGAGCTTTGGCATTTGATTACCTAGACATATCCCCTGGCTACCCCTTTTTGTCCGGCATCCGGGCATGGATCTCTTTGCTATTCATGGAAGATGTAAAAGAAGATCTTATGGATGTATTTGGGATCCAAATGGATTTCTGTGATGTGGCAAATTCTAAGGAAGAAGTGTTGTGGCTAATGGACATGCTAGATTGGAAGTGA
- the LOC101497341 gene encoding UDP-glycosyltransferase 83A1, with amino-acid sequence MGNPHFLAIPYPILGHMNPLMQFSHILAKHGCKITFLTSDENYNKMKTTSIIGGKGKIMESHINLVSLPDGVNPQDDRKDVAKVILSTKTTMSAMLPKVIEEINNINCDNKISCIIVTKNMGWALEVAHQLGIKGALFWPASATCLVSFNSMESLVEEGIIDSQNGLPKKEEIQLSTNLPMMEAAAMPWYNLHNAFFFLHMMKEMQNMNLGEWWLCNTSMDLEAEAISLSPKFLPIGPLMGNEHNIMGSLWQEDETCLEWLDQYPPKSIIYVSFGSLISIGPNQFIELAHGLDLLKRPYLWVVRKDKGDNEVKNSHPNELKGNQGKIIDWSPQKKILCHPSIACFITHCGWNSTIESVCNGVPMLCWPFFSDQLMNKTYICDVWKVGLGFEKDENGLITKEEIKKKVDELLEDEEIKERCLKLMEMVVKNKGEGDNNLNKFINWAKE; translated from the exons ATGGGAAATCCACATTTTCTTGCAATCCCATACCCAATTTTAGGACATATGAATCCCCTTATgcaattttctcatattttggCCAAACATGGTTGCAAAATCACTTTCTTGACTTCAGATGAAAACTACAATAAAATGAAGACAACTTCAATTATTGGTGGGAAGGGGAAAATAATGGAATCACACATAAATTTAGTGTCTCTCCCAGATGGTGTGAATCCTCAAGATGATAGAAAAGATGTGGCCAAAGTTATTTTGTCCACAAAAACAACTATGAGTGCAATGCTTCCTAAGGTCATAGAAgagataaataatattaattgtgaCAATAAGATTTCTTGTATTATTGTCACTAAAAATATGGGATGGGCCTTGGAAGTTGCACACCAATTGGGAATTAAAGGGGCTCTTTTCTGGCCAGCTTCAGCAACTTGTTTGGTCTCTTTTAACTCCATGGAGAGCCTTGTTGAGGAAGGAATTATAGATTCGCAAAATG GACTTCCAAAGAAAGAGGAAATTCAACTTTCAACAAATTTGCCTATGATGGAAGCAGCTGCCATGCCATGGTATAACTTACATAATGCCTTCTTCTTCCTTCATATGATGAAAGAGATGCAAAATATGAATTTAGGAGAGTGGTGGCTTTGTAACACTAGTATGGATCTTGAGGCTGAAGCAATTTCCTTATCACCAAAGTTCCTACCAATTGGCCCATTAATGGGAAATGAACATAACATTATGGGTTCTTTATGGCAAGAAGATGAAACATGTCTTGAATGGTTAGACCAATATCCACCTAAGTCTATCATATATGTTTCATTTGGTAGTTTGATATCAATTGGGCCAAACCAATTCATAGAACTAGCTCATGGGCTTGATCTCCTTAAAAGGCCTTATCTTTGGGTTGTACGTAAAGATAAGGGTGATAATGAGGTAAAAAATTCACACCCAAATGAATTAAAAGGTAATCAAGGTAAAATTATTGATTGGTCACCACAAAAGAAGATTTTGTGCCACCCTTCAATAGCATGTTTCATTACACATTGTGGTTGGAATTCTACTATAGAAAGTGTGTGTAATGGGGTGCCTATGTTGTGTTGGCCATTCTTTAGTGATCAACTAATGAACAAGACATATATTTGTGATGTGTGGAAGGTTGGATTGGGAtttgaaaaagatgaaaatggattAATAACAAAGGAAGAGATAAAGAAGAAGGTGGATGAATTACTTGAAGATGAGGAAATAAAAGAGAGATGTTTGAAATTAATGGAAATGGTAGTGAAGAACAAAGGAGAAGGGGATAATAATTTAAACAAGTTTATCAATTGGGCCAAGGAATAA